One segment of Meriones unguiculatus strain TT.TT164.6M chromosome X, Bangor_MerUng_6.1, whole genome shotgun sequence DNA contains the following:
- the Rtl4 gene encoding retrotransposon Gag-like protein 4 → MEKFTESPPTLRGDNLILQPQMQHLTDNDPTLRGQVVPILSTPVMSVPYSGDHLPQFCGNPTSVTGFFAQVAAYLTALEISNPADDARVKHFFDYLSQQMQSCDIISESNRRNLLKQYEKFVHEFQQSLVKPAKQEMTPPMNVKIDKRDNSQQDATFQVLDQNLSCSETIQGNPFQMGQSGPTHDEEITDIIGNLPDLITQCIHLDKKHKDRPELLQSECHLPMFASTNHHESSLIPVSPLPKDEPKQFQGAQIPITPAKRALQQETQLCLHCNQAGHFTRDCLAKRSRTPARRKM, encoded by the coding sequence ATGGAGAAATTCACAGAATCACCCCCGACCTTGAGAGGAGACAATCTGATTCTGCAGCCACAAATGCAGCATCTGACTGATAATGATCCCACTTTAAGAGGGCAAGTTGTACCAATCCTGAGTACCCCAGTGATGTCTGTGCCATACTCAGGGGATCATCTTCCTCAATTTTGTGGTAACCCAACCAGTGTCACAGGTTTCTTTGCTCAGGTGGCTGCTTATTTGACAGCTCTGGAGATTTCTAATCCTGCAGATGATGCCCGAGTCAAGCACTTTTTTGATTACCTATCCCAGCAGATGCAAAGTTGTGACATTATATCTGAGTCTAACCGGAGGAACCTATTGAAGCAATATGAGAAGTTTGTTCATGAGTTCCAGCAGTCATTAGTTAAACCTGCAAAACAAGAAATGACTCCTCCAATGAATGTTAAGATTGACAAGAGAGACAACTCTCAGCAGGATGCTACTTTCCAAGTTCTTGATCAAAATCTGAGTTGTAGTGAGACCATTCAGGGCAATCCATTCCAAATGGGACAGTCTGGGCCTACTCATGATGAAGAAATCACAGATATAATAGGAAACCTACCAGATTTGATCACTCAATGCATTCATCTGGACAAAAAACACAAAGACAGGCCAGAGCTCCTACAGTCAGAATGTCACCTACCAATGTTTGCATCTACAAACCATCACGAATCCTCCCTCATCCCTGTAAGTCCACTACCCAAGGATGAGCCCAAACAATTTCAGGGAGCCCAAATTCCCATCACTCCAGCTAAAAGAGCCCTCCAGCAAGAAACTCAGTTATGTCTCCATTGTAACCAGGCTGGTCACTTCACAAGAGATTGCCTTGCTAAACGTTCTCGAACTCCagcaagaagaaaaatgtaa